The Candidatus Micrarchaeota archaeon nucleotide sequence CGTGGCTTGCATTCAACGCAGTGGCGTTCCACAATCCGGTGTTCAGCTACATTGTATCAGCAAACTCCTTCTCGCAGGGCAACACCGCCGGCTATTTCCCAATAGGTGTAATATCCCAATCGCTGTGGCTTACGCTCCCGGAGCTCATCCCCGCCTTGGCTGTTGCAACCGCGCTGATCGCACTTGCTGGCGGAAAGCGCAGCGGTTTCATCGATGCAGCGCGCAAGGACTACAGGTACAGGGTACTTTTGGTCTTCCTTGCCGTCGGGCTGCTTGCATGGCTCATCATTGCAGTAAGGGGCTCCATCAACGATCTTCCCCGCCTTGGTTACCTGGTTTACGGCGGGTGCGCCCTGCTCCTCGCAACCGCCATATCCGACGTCTCGAAGGCCAGGCGGAGGGCCTATGCGTACTGCCTTGCGGCGCTGTTCATCTCAATGGCCGCAATATCAATAACGTGGTTCCCGTATTCCGGCTTCAGGTTTTACGGTTCTTCCAACGCAGCGCTGTCCTCTTCCGAGAACGCGATATCAGCACAGGGGCTGTCCAACTGCAACATCGTGTCGAACAACTGGGTGTATCTGATATACCTTGGATACAGGGCGCATTTCCCCTACTATTACAATTATACAATACAGCACTATCCTGTTGTGTACTTCACCGCCCTGGGCTCCAACAACACCGCCGTGAACCTCGCAAACATCACAAGAAAAACGGAATACAACGGATTCTTCGTAGCGCTTCCGCGCGACTATACCTGCTGATGCAACGCTCAACCAGTTAGCCTCCTCCTGAATATGAACAAAGCCTGGTCGAATGCGTCCTTCGCGTTTATCTTCTTGCCCTCCTTGTAGGTCCTTCCGCTGTACCTTATGTTTACCTCCTTTATCCTGTAGCCCTTCCTTATTATGGTGAGCAGTATCTCGGGGTCTATCAGGAACCCGTCCTCCTTCAGCTCGCTGTCGCTTACCATCGACCTCTTGAATATCTTGTAGCAGGTGTTTATGTCCGTGAGGTGCGTCCCGTAAAGAACGTTCAGCTCCCTGGTGAAAACGTCGTTCGCGAATTTCGCGAGTATGTACTCGTGGCCGGTCTTCTTGCCGTGTATCCTTGTCCCGAGCACCGCGGTGCCGTCGCCAACCTCCGGGACAAGTATGCCGTAGTCCTCTGGATAGTACTCCAGATCCGCATCCTGTATTATGATTATGCCCTCCTTTACCAGCTTGAGGCCCCTTCTTACGGAGTATCCCTTTCCCATGTTGTTGCCGTTGGACAGATAGGCTATCCGCTTGTCGGACTTCGCCATGTCCTTTATTATGTCGAGGCTGCTGTCGCCGGAGTGGTCGTCGATTATTATTAGGCTGTCGACCATTCCCTGCGCGAGTACCCTCTCTATTATGCTGCGCAGCGTCCTCTCCTCGTTGTATACGGGCATTATCACGCTGATCCTGTCTTTTCCATGCATAAAAATCAATAGTTATAGTTTGCCGTAGGAGTAGCTCAATGTCCGGAAATAATCAGCAGGGTTGCCCAGGCTGAGCCAGCTCTCCTCCTCAAGCAGCATGCCGTATACGCTACCCCCGTCCTTTATGATCTCCTCTATCCCCTGCGTGAGCTGCAGCTCCCCTTGGGACTTCACCTTCCTGAGCGCGCCGAATATCCTCGGCGAGAATATGTAGGATCCGCATATTGCAAGGTCCGACTTCGGATTCTCGGGCTTTTCCTGCACGCCATTGACCTTGAAGACCTTGTGCGAATGCATGTCCTTGTAGTGCACCGCCTCGACCACGCCGAACCCCTGCGGGTTCTCAACCCTTGAGAGGAACAGCAGGCAGTCCGGCTCCAGATCGCCGAATATGCTTGCTGCATCCTTGTACCCTCCTGTCATGAAATCGTCGTCAGCATGCACGAAAAACGGATCGGAGTTCGCGAACTCCTCGGCTTTCAGCACCGCGTCGCCGAATCCCTTCGGCTCCTTCTGGAAGACGAACGTTATGTCCCTCTCGAACAGGTAATCGGTCAGCATCCTCCCCTTCGTGCCAACTACGAAGCAAAGCTGCGACGCCCCCGCTTCCCTCAGCGATTCTATTATGAGGTCTATCACGGGCGTGGGGTACTTCCTGCCCTCTATGGTCTTGAACACGGGCAGCAGGCCTTTCGGTATCACGTTGGATATTGGCCTCATCCTAGTGGCCTTTCCCGCAGATGTGACTATCGCCTTTCTAATCTCCATCCGACATCAGCCGTATTTGTAGAAGAACAGCGGAGTCAGCGAATACATACCCGCATACCACATGAGCCATATGCCCCCTGATATCTTCAGCTCCATGAGGGCGACTATGCCGAGCACCGCAAGCACCGCAACGAACACCAGCTCCGTCCTGGCCTTTGCCATTGCTGATACGGCGCTTCCCATCTCCTCGCTCTTGCTGTTCCATTTCAGCCTGTCCTTCAGGTTGAATATGGCCGCAATCGCGGCCTTTGCCCTGACAACAGCTAACGCGTAGTTGAGCAGGAAAACCATCACGCCCTTCTTGAACGACTTGAAGTATATCTTCGTGAGTATGGCCGGCGCGAACATCGAGAGTATGAAGGCGAATAGCCCGAGCAGCTCTGCTATCTCAAGCGCACTGACCCTTGCAACAGATAGCGTTATGTCCGACCAGGAGGTGAACCTGGGTATTATGCCTATGTGCGCGAACGGCAGCGTGGAGAACACTATCGCAGTTGAGACTATGGTGAACAGTATGAGGACGACGGACAGGTAGTTGAGCCCGAATCCGTGGGCCATGTAGTTGAGCTTGGCGAGCATCTGCTGCTTCTTGAACTCCTTCTTCCTCAGGAAATAGGACACGAACTGCGTGTCGCCGTAATTGTATCGCCACTGCTGCTTCACCAGCTGCGAGAAGGTGTATATCGGCTTTCCATAAGCGTATACCTTCGGAAGGTAGAAACCTCTGTACCCCTTGAGGTCGCTCTCCAGGCTGAAGAAGGTGTCCTCTATCGCGTATTTCGGGAAGCCGCCGACCTCGTCTATTACCGATCTCCTTATGACTCCGCATGAGCCTGAGAATATGGCTGTGTTGTCCATCGCCCTGGCCGTCTCTATGAACTTGAAGAAGAACGCATCGAATATGTCAACAGTATCGGAGAAGAACGTTCCCTTGGAGTACCTCTTCTCCGTCTGCACATATGCTATCTTCTCGTCCTGGAAGTAGGGAAGCACGTCCATCAGGAAGTTCCTGTCCTCGAGATGCTCGTCGCAGTCGAAAACGGCAACGAACTCGTCCCTGGACCTTTCCAGGAAATGGTTCAGGGCGCCTGCCTTGTAGTCGGTGTTCCTTTTCCTGTATATGAAGTTTATCCCTGAGCTCTTGCAGAACCTTTCAAGCTCGCGCTTCCTGTCCTTGTCTGCGGAATCGTTGAGCAGGAACACGTTAAGCTTCCCCTTCGGGTACCTTATGCCAGTGAGCTCCTTCGCGTTGCGCTTTATCATATCGAGATCCTCGTCATGCGACGGCATCACTACGCTCACGGTTGGGAGCCTCCCCATCGGCTTGAGCTTGCTCTTGAGCTCCTCTATGTACTTCTCGTATCCGAAGGACTTGTAGTACCAGTATGATGCAAGTATGTTGAAGAAACCCGATATTATTGACAGGAACAGGAAGCATATCGCTATTGCGTACAGGAACAGGCTGTTGGATACGAGGAACAGGTATATGGAGAAGCCGAAGCCTGCGACTGAGAGCACCAGGAAGAGTGCAACGGTGAAAAGTTTCCCTATATAGTCTATGTCTAATTGTGCCTTCCGCATTGAAATTACCAATTGATCAAAATATTATTCAACTTAAACAAATAAAAACGTGTAATATATTTATAGGATACCGTGCAATTTGAGCACGAAAGCCAAAGCGACGAACAGCACCTCCACCCCTATCATCATATATGTAACATCCTTCTCAGTTGCCCTTTTTATGTTCATTGCTATGTGCGTGAGGCTGTATATGCTCCTGCCGTAGGGAGGCGCAAGCGTGCCGTCCCTCTGCCTTATCCCAAGGTCCGTAACCTTGAATTTCCCCCTTAGGTGCAAGATAAACTCCATTATCCATGGTATGAATATTATGAGCCCGAACGCCTCAGCATGCCCCATTATTATGATTGCGACAAGCGCGCCTCCCACGCAGTAGGTGAAGCTGTCCCCGGGGAGTATCCTTGCAGGATACCAGTTGAAGAGCAAGAATGCTATCAGGGAGCCCGCAAGCACCGACGACAGGAAAAGCCCTACCGCATTGCCGAAGAAGAACGAATAAAGCGCAAGACCGATGCTTGCGACAAGCCCAGCGGATGCCTCGAGCCCGTTGAATCCGCCGAGCAGGTTGTAGGCATTGGCCACGAAAACCACTATCAGCGGTATGATTATCACCGGGAACCATATCCCGAAATTCACCGTGCCCAGAAATGGTATGTCTATGGCGGTAACGCCGGAATTGACCGCCATGAGCGGCAGAGCCCCCGCAAGCGTGAGCACCGGCTTCTGCCACTGCTTCAGCCCCTGGTTTATCCCCTGCATGCCGGTTACCTGCACCCTTTTGGTCTTCACGTTTATGTCGTCTATGAACCCAACGGCCGCTATCAGCAGTATCGACAGCGCGGTTGCGAGTATCGCCGACACGTTTATTACCGGGGAGAATATGAAGGATGCGCCGAAAGTATATGCGAGTATTCCCACAGTTATGCCGAACGCAACCGCTATGCCTCCGCTCCCGGGAAGCTTCCTTATCCTCTCCTTGTTCCTGTCCTCTGCGACTATGCCTGCGCCGTAGAAGTACGGCATTATGAACTTTATCGCGACTATCGTGGCCGCGATTGCGATAAGCGCAGGCAGTATGACAGTAAGGAAGGAATGGTATGCCATGGTAATAACATCTTAAGCAAGTTAATTAATGTTTTGCCTGCTCCGCCTTCTCCAGCCTTTTCTTGACGTGCTTCAGCGCGGCGAAGCTGTCCCTCTCTATCTCCTCAAGCCTCATGGATATGTACCTTGAGCGTTTCTCGAGATCGGGGATGAGCCTGTAGTCAAGCGCGTTGACCCTCCGCTTGACCTTCTCCACTTCCAGAACGAGCCTCTTGAGCCCCAGCTCCCTCTGCGCAACGCCTATTATGCTCTCGAGCGCAACGTTGAACGACTCGTTTATGTCATCAACTGCTATGCTCGTGGACATGAGGTTGTACTCGGCCTTTCCTTCCCCCGTTATCTTTATTATCTCCGGTATCTGCACGCCCATTATGCCCTTCAGGCTCACGCCTATCCTCTCGGCCTCAGGCACGTGCATCGAAGCTGATTCAAGCTCGAAGTCGCCAACATAGGCGCTCGCCATCGTCACCGATTCGTATGCCCTCTGCACCAGCAGGTTCATGTGGCTCCTGTCCTGCCTCGACTGCTTGAGTAGCCTCAGGAACTCCATGACAAGCACTTCCTGCTTCCTCTTCAGGACGTTGTAGCCCTTCTTCGCCATGGCCTTTCGCCTCTTGGCTATTATGAGGTTCATCCTCGTCGGGCTTATCATTTGCTCGCCTTGTAGTATTTCTTTACGTATTCCTCCTTTATCCTTGTTAGCTCTGTGTCCGGAAGCATGGACAACAAGTTCCACCCTATGGAAAGCGTCGTCTCTATGTCCCTGCTCTCGTATGCTCCCTGCCTTATGAACCTGTTCTCGAACTCGTTCCCGATGTTTAGGTAAAGCCTGTCGCTCTCACCGAGCGCCTCCACTCCTACTATCGAGCTCAGGGCCTTTGCGTCCTGCGCCCTTGAATATGCGCCGTAGAGCTGGTCGGCCACGCCCCTGTGGTCCTCTCTTGTCTTGCCCTTGCCTATCCCGCTGTTCATCAGTCTGGAGAGCGATCCGAGCGGGTTTATCGGCGGGTATATGCCCTTGTTGGCAAGCTCCCTGCTCAGGAACATCTGGCCCTCTGTTATGTAGCCCGTAAGGTCCGGTATCGGATGCGTTACGTCGTCGCTAGGCATCGTGACAACGTTGAGCTGGGTTATGCTGCCCTTCTTGCCCTTGAGGATTCCAGCCCTTTCGTATATACCTGCGAAGTCCGTGTACATGTAGCCCGGGTATCCCCTTCTTCCGGGAACTTCCTCTCTTGCGCTGGAGAGCTCTCGCAGCGCCTCGGCGTAGTTCGTCATGTCGTTGAGTATAACGAGCACGTGCATTCCTCTTTCGTATGCAAGGTACTCTGCAGTTGTCAGCGCCAGCCTCGGCGTTATTATCCTCTCGATGCTGGGATCGTCAGCAAGGTTTATGAAAGCTACGGTCCTCTTTATCGCGCCGGTCTTCCTGAATTCCGTCACGAAGTATTCGGCATCGTCGTAGGTTATGCCTATCCCTGCAAATACAACAGCGAAGTTCTCGCTTGCGCCCTTGACCTTCGCCTGCCTGGTTATCTGCGCGGTGAGCTCGTTGTGCGGCAATCCCGATCCTGAGAATATGGGGAGCTTCTGGCCCCTGACAAGGGTGTTCAGCCCGTCTATCGTTGATATCCCTGTCTCTATGAAGTCGCTGGGCATCCCCCTTGACGCTGGGTTTATCGGCGCGCCGTTTATGTCCCTCCTCTCGCCGCTGGTTATGAGCCCCGCGTTGTCCTTCGGCCTTCCCTGCCCGTCAAAGACCCTTCCTAGCATGTCCTCGCTTGACCTCACCATGAACGTTTCCCCGAGGAAACTCACCGATGTCCTGTTTATGTTTATCCCGTTTGTCGGGCCGAACACCTGCACTACGGCGTTCCTGTCGCTTGTCTCCAGCACCTGCCCGAGCCTCTCCTCCCCTGTTGGTAGCCTTATCCTTACTATCTCGTTGTATGCCGCGCTCTTCACCTTGCCTACCACTACCAATGGGCCTGCAACGCTTTCTATGGTGTTGTATTGTATGTCAAGTTTCATGCGATCACTTCTTGCCTCTTCCCTTCCTGCCCGGGATTTCCTCCTTCTTCGCCAATCGATCCTTTCCCTCATCTTTCCTGCCCTCGTTGGCATGCGCAGCCGCAGCCTCAAGCGCCTTTTCAGCATTGGCAGCATCCTCGGCGCCGGCCTCCATATCCCCTATCAGCGAGCTGAACTCCCTGTCCATCTCATCCCTTATCTTCTTTGCTGTTGCCTCCACAAGCTTGTCCTCGACGCCC carries:
- a CDS encoding glycosyltransferase family 2 protein, yielding MHGKDRISVIMPVYNEERTLRSIIERVLAQGMVDSLIIIDDHSGDSSLDIIKDMAKSDKRIAYLSNGNNMGKGYSVRRGLKLVKEGIIIIQDADLEYYPEDYGILVPEVGDGTAVLGTRIHGKKTGHEYILAKFANDVFTRELNVLYGTHLTDINTCYKIFKRSMVSDSELKEDGFLIDPEILLTIIRKGYRIKEVNIRYSGRTYKEGKKINAKDAFDQALFIFRRRLTG
- a CDS encoding V-type ATP synthase subunit D, producing MISPTRMNLIIAKRRKAMAKKGYNVLKRKQEVLVMEFLRLLKQSRQDRSHMNLLVQRAYESVTMASAYVGDFELESASMHVPEAERIGVSLKGIMGVQIPEIIKITGEGKAEYNLMSTSIAVDDINESFNVALESIIGVAQRELGLKRLVLEVEKVKRRVNALDYRLIPDLEKRSRYISMRLEEIERDSFAALKHVKKRLEKAEQAKH
- a CDS encoding sugar nucleotidyltransferase, producing MEIRKAIVTSAGKATRMRPISNVIPKGLLPVFKTIEGRKYPTPVIDLIIESLREAGASQLCFVVGTKGRMLTDYLFERDITFVFQKEPKGFGDAVLKAEEFANSDPFFVHADDDFMTGGYKDAASIFGDLEPDCLLFLSRVENPQGFGVVEAVHYKDMHSHKVFKVNGVQEKPENPKSDLAICGSYIFSPRIFGALRKVKSQGELQLTQGIEEIIKDGGSVYGMLLEEESWLSLGNPADYFRTLSYSYGKL
- a CDS encoding glycosyltransferase — encoded protein: MRKAQLDIDYIGKLFTVALFLVLSVAGFGFSIYLFLVSNSLFLYAIAICFLFLSIISGFFNILASYWYYKSFGYEKYIEELKSKLKPMGRLPTVSVVMPSHDEDLDMIKRNAKELTGIRYPKGKLNVFLLNDSADKDRKRELERFCKSSGINFIYRKRNTDYKAGALNHFLERSRDEFVAVFDCDEHLEDRNFLMDVLPYFQDEKIAYVQTEKRYSKGTFFSDTVDIFDAFFFKFIETARAMDNTAIFSGSCGVIRRSVIDEVGGFPKYAIEDTFFSLESDLKGYRGFYLPKVYAYGKPIYTFSQLVKQQWRYNYGDTQFVSYFLRKKEFKKQQMLAKLNYMAHGFGLNYLSVVLILFTIVSTAIVFSTLPFAHIGIIPRFTSWSDITLSVARVSALEIAELLGLFAFILSMFAPAILTKIYFKSFKKGVMVFLLNYALAVVRAKAAIAAIFNLKDRLKWNSKSEEMGSAVSAMAKARTELVFVAVLAVLGIVALMELKISGGIWLMWYAGMYSLTPLFFYKYG
- a CDS encoding V-type ATP synthase subunit B: MKLDIQYNTIESVAGPLVVVGKVKSAAYNEIVRIRLPTGEERLGQVLETSDRNAVVQVFGPTNGININRTSVSFLGETFMVRSSEDMLGRVFDGQGRPKDNAGLITSGERRDINGAPINPASRGMPSDFIETGISTIDGLNTLVRGQKLPIFSGSGLPHNELTAQITRQAKVKGASENFAVVFAGIGITYDDAEYFVTEFRKTGAIKRTVAFINLADDPSIERIITPRLALTTAEYLAYERGMHVLVILNDMTNYAEALRELSSAREEVPGRRGYPGYMYTDFAGIYERAGILKGKKGSITQLNVVTMPSDDVTHPIPDLTGYITEGQMFLSRELANKGIYPPINPLGSLSRLMNSGIGKGKTREDHRGVADQLYGAYSRAQDAKALSSIVGVEALGESDRLYLNIGNEFENRFIRQGAYESRDIETTLSIGWNLLSMLPDTELTRIKEEYVKKYYKASK